From Candidatus Nanoarchaeia archaeon, the proteins below share one genomic window:
- a CDS encoding CBS domain-containing protein — protein MELHDIKQLRRKFELTQTGLAKLAGVSQSLIAKIESGKIDPTYSNAKKIFESLSSIQNRKELKAQDVMNRKVVAIDPESPIKAATNKMKRYGISQLVVTEHEKPVGIISESIILDSLLTGKGKTVREVMSDCPPLVPASAGVSAFSHLLRYYPLIIVMEKGRVQGVITKADLITKVHV, from the coding sequence ATGGAGCTCCACGACATCAAACAGCTGAGAAGGAAGTTTGAACTTACCCAGACAGGGCTGGCCAAGCTGGCAGGGGTCAGCCAGAGCCTCATCGCCAAGATTGAGTCCGGCAAGATCGATCCGACATACTCGAATGCAAAGAAAATCTTTGAGAGCCTGAGTTCCATTCAGAACAGAAAGGAGCTTAAGGCGCAAGACGTTATGAACAGGAAGGTGGTTGCAATCGATCCTGAAAGCCCGATCAAGGCTGCAACAAACAAGATGAAGAGATATGGAATATCGCAGCTTGTCGTGACAGAGCATGAGAAGCCAGTTGGGATCATATCTGAATCCATAATTCTTGACAGCCTTCTTACAGGCAAAGGAAAAACTGTGCGTGAGGTTATGAGCGATTGCCCTCCTCTGGTTCCTGCATCAGCAGGAGTCAGCGCATTCTCACATCTGCTCAGATATTATCCCCTGATTATTGTGATGGAAAAAGGCAGGGTTCAGGGAGTCATCACAAAGGCTGACCTCATCACAAAGGTGCATGTGTAG